The Anomaloglossus baeobatrachus isolate aAnoBae1 chromosome 4, aAnoBae1.hap1, whole genome shotgun sequence genome contains the following window.
CTCATACTATGATTTCTACTAACGTCAACAGAGTAATTGAAATAATTAACACTGATATCAACATGGCCCAAAAATATGATCTTTCTTGGTTGGGGAGACTTGCCACTTTTAAAATGATTGTCCTTCCTAAGATTTTATATCTGTTCCGATCTATTCCCTTGATATTTCATATTAAATTCCTAAATTCCTTCCAAAAGATCTTAAATAATTTTATATGGCATAACAAGAAAGCTCGAATATCTAAACTATATCTAGTTAAACACAAAAATAGGGGGGGGATAGGGCTCTCAGATATCCATGCGTATTATATCACCAACATACTAAAACAGAGTCAACTTTGGGTAAAGGAATCTTATTCTCTTCCCTGGGTGGATTTGGAAATGTTCTCTAATAATTATAGTCATTTAAAAAACCTCATTCTCCTCCACCTTTCTTTCCCATTTTTACCTTCTCCCGATTCGCCAACTATAGCTGCCACCCTCCACGCATGGAAATATATAGCAAAACAATCGAAACATCCCAATAAATACGAAAATGTCAAAAATGTCTCTATACAATTTATAGCACTTTTGTCCAAGATTAAAGTCCCAGCCTCATGGCAAAACTCTAAATTACGAATCTTAAGCGACCTACATGATGGTGCCGATTTTATTTCATTCTTGGATTTGAAAATTAAGCACAAAATTCTTGACTCTGACTTCAAACTATTGCTCTTTCTTAGAGATTCCATTCGGAGATTACTTAATAATAAATATCCCCTCCCATCTTTATTAGATGCTTTATTCTGTAATCCTAGGGACAGCAGGGCCTGGAGTAGTAAATTGATTTATCAATATATTATAGGAGATTATTGCTTTGAAAAAACAATCTTTTCTCGCTTGGGAAAGGGACCTCGGTCAAACATTTCCAGACGAAGACTGGCAAGATGCTATAAAAACGACTCACTCTGCAAGCATATGTTCTTCTGCTCTGGAAATACACACCAAGCTCATGACGCGATGGTACCTTTCCCCAACTAGGCTACATCagattaataataatatttcacCATATTGTTGGAGAAATTGTGGCGGTAATGGGGACCTTTTCCATCTTTTCTGGGGATGCCCAATCTTAAAAACCTTATGGACTGGTATTTCAAACTTGATAAATCAAATTACCAAAACAAATATTGTGATCACCCCACAACCAGCTCTTTTATCTTTAGATGCCAAATTAATTGACCCCATTTTTAGATCCATTGTAATTCATATCCTTCTCACAACAAAGAGTAGTATAGCTGCCAACTGGAGGAATATTTCTCCCCCCACCCTTAATCAAATTATTGAAAAGGTTGCCATACACAGAAACTATAAAAAGCACTATGCCACCTTCAATAATCAATATACTCGCTATTTCAAAGTTTGGCACCCCTGGGACACTTATCGATcggaagtcacctgatttgcataCTTAAATAACTCACCTATGTCAAGTGTTACTATTCTCAAACATATGGTTCTGGTATTTAATTTTTCATGGTCATTTTACATAGGTACATTTTCTTGTATATACGTTTTGTATAAGGTTTATAGTTTTGCAAATTAATAGCTTGTTCTCCTTTTCCCTCTACCCTTTTTTTCGCATTTCCCTTAATCCTAATTTCCCTATTAAATTGCTACACCTTCCTCCCCTTCATTCCTTCACCAATCCTTTCCCATACCTCCTCACCTGAAAGATATTTTATGCTAAATATTTACAAATGTCACCATTTAATCGCTGTTTCAGCTCAACGAATCTCTCTAATTTTCCCCTTCCTTTTATTTTTGTTAAAAACCTTAATAAACACATTTTAAAACACAAAATCTACAACTAGCCTTACAAAACACAAGCTCTTATACGTctatgttggcagaaaaataaaaacgttatgagaATTAGAAaattggaaggaaaaaattaaaatgcaaGAATCTAAATTGTTTGAGTCTTTAAAGAGTTAAATCTAaataatcctaaatttgcattatcTAAGAATTAAACGCTATTATTACATATGATCGGATTTCTTTTTTTCTTATTGATTTTTACATTTGATtgtaattttttaaattttatctTCTATacatgatgatgggggcggccATATTGTCTGAGCTGCTGCTATTTTCTGTTAATGTCACTCAATGATTTGCTCCAGACCAGACACCAGGATGGAGAAAACCATTGTCTGGAGAGGACTTGTGGGCATACTTTGTGTCCTGTGCAGAAATCCCTGTGTGGGGAGGGGGCAGCTGTGTCCATCAGTTATTGTCAATGGTGGGTCCTGCATTATCGTCCTCCAGCTTTATACCAGAGGTGTTACCTTACACTTCATTTCCTTCCTGtgttgataatgagactgctgagaagtgatctctgtgGAAAATCTACTGTTAAGGTCAGTGGTCTCAGGAAACACAGGAAGATTTCAGGAGGCTCCGGAGGGAAATGTATTTTATGTCATAGAAATCAGAAAATGTTTACAATGAAAGTTACTTTACAAATAGGGAATTTTTTGATGTTTCTTTCCTGTTATGTTCTAATCATCACCCAGTTATCTACATAGTGACCGTCAATATATACCCTAACTACACCTAgtgcagcatgaaggggctcggagaaggcggcagtgaaggtgtgtaagtgtctgatggggtcacacagctcataaaaggacaactgcccggcctcataatccagacagatcctgactCTATCACTGGAGATCTTGTCAGGTAACTGGATCTCTTCACTGTCATGTATCACTGAATACTGATTATTATATCTCCCCAAACTCCAGGACTTGTTATTATAGCCAATGTATGACTGATCTCCCCTCCTGTCTATACTGGGATAACACATCCCCACACACCATATCCCTGATCTACTgctctccacatcccagtaatgtcgtcctgaggtaaatcccctcctgctcatcacctgattatactgaaatctctctgctgtttctggacgattcTGTATTATTTGTGTCCTGGTTgcagttttcaggtcgtctgatataaggagattattaccagctgtgtttacatccagtaatatgtctgcaggatcctccacatagatccccctccttatacctgttattacctcacataatgtgtgtaatgtgtgtgagatcacagccacagacaggtcatctccatcatggagctgtttatcatgtccccctgtgtcctcatcacctccctcctcctcaggatcacacaagtccccggtgtctggttcctgtaagacggtcagtggatcagtcatgttacacagctcctcaatgtgcctcatcttcctggacagctcgtccttctttatctccagctgatggatcagagcagacagtgacagtgactcttccttttcttgcctggagatctcactcaggaccttcttctctaggtcgtccacccgtctcctgatgtctgtacacagggcagtgactctctTGGCTTCTCCAGCTGCTTTTTCTTGAGCTTTTCTCCAGCACTCCTCCAGACTCCGGACTTTTTCCTCAGTCTTCTCTTTCTTTGTGGTCAGTTGATGGAGAACATTTCtcagtttcttctttttcttccgtGAGGCCTCATCCAGTGACTCCATTTTATGTCCTTTATGTTTCCTAAtcaaactgcaggacacacagatacagacgGCATCCTGAGTACAATAATACTTTAAAAGTTCCTTATGGACAGAACATTCccttttctccagagaagtgctgggatcagataagaTGTGTTGCGGTGATTTGCTGTGAGCCCTCAGGTGtttctcacacagagaagcctcacagtgtagacaggatctaacagcaggtacaggagagtccacacagtaagtgcagcagaTCCCGGTGATCTCCTCTTGTTTTTTCTGAGTAACCAGGAATCGTTCTGCGACATTATGAAGATATAAGTTCCTCATCAGCGCCGGCCGCTCCTGAAACTCTTCTCTGcattcaggacaggaataaactccagacccgtcctgtgtatccagcacacgatcaatacagacccggcagaagttgtgtccacatctcagcattacagGATCCTTAAAAGTAGATAAACAGATGGAGCAGAGAAGCTCGTCACTCAGATCAGCAGATGCCATAGCTGACggaagaaggaagaaaagaaactCAATGTGTCTTATAATACTTAGCAATGTTTTAGATACACCCATTCATTTAACTCCTTAATGGGAATCCTTGTGAGAATACCGTGAtataggggcagaaaccctgatttcagagttgtgtcacttactttactaggtcctttatttatttattttttaaaaactgttTTCTGTGTTGCACAGCTAcaagttttctgaatgctgagctctgtataaccccaccaagaccactgattggcagcagtcAGTCTACAATGTacataagcagaaagctgccaatcagtggtgtgtacAGAGAGAACTAAAGAACAAGAAAAGCAAAATAGGGTGATACCATAACACAACTGTGCATAGAGAAGGGATGTGCGCTCACCAGATTAAGTTGTGTATCACATAAGAACTTtagagtatacagtgcctacaagtagtattcaaccctctgcagatttagcaggtttacacattcggaattaacttggcattgtgacatttggactgtagatcagcctggaagtgtgaaatgcactgcagcaaaaaagaatgttgttgaattccaaggccatcagagacaagatcgtggcgggtcacaaggctggcaaggggtacaaaaccctttccaaggagttgggcctacctgtctccactgttggaagcatcatccggaagtggaaggcttatggaactactgttagccttccacggccttgacagcctttgaaagtttcctcccgtgccgaggccaggcttgtctgaagagtcaaggctaacccaaggacaacaaggaaggagctccgggaagatctcatggcagtggggacattggtttcagtcaataccataagtaacgtactccaccgcaatggtctccgttccagacaagcccgtaaggtacctttactttcaaagcgtcatgtcaaggctcgtctacagtttgctcatgatcacttggaggactctgagacagactggttcaaggttctctggtctgatgagaccaagatcgagatctttggtgccaaccacacacgtgacgtttggagactggatggcactgcatacgaccccaagaataccatccctacagtcaagcatggtggtggcagcatcatgctgtggggctgtttctcagccaaggggcctggccatctggtccgcatccatgggaagatggatagcacggcctacctggagattttggccaagaacctccgctcctccatcaaggatcttaagatgggtcgtcgtttcctcttccaacaagacaacgacccaaagcacacagccaagaaaaccaagccctggttcaagagggaaaaaatcaaggtgttgcaatggcctagtcagtctcctgaccttaacccaattgaaaacttgtggaaggagctcaagattaaagtccacatgagacacccaaagaacctagataacttggagaagatctgcatggaggagtgggccaagataactccagagacctgtgccggcctgatcaggtcttataaaagatgattattagctgtaattgcaaacaagggttattccacaaaatattaaacctaggggttgaataataattgacccacacttttatgttgaaaatttattaaaatttaactgagcaacataacttgttggtttgtaagatttatgcatctgttaataaatcctgctcttgtttgaagtttgaaggctctaacttatttgcatcttatcaaacctgataaatctgcagggggttgaatactacttgtaggcactgtatcagcTGGTGACAGTCACATGAGAAATGATGGAGGAGAGTTGTAAGAAATATGCGTGACTGCTATCTGCGCTGCTGGAAGGTgagacaaatgggtggggaaagaaaCAACAAAAAGACTCCTTGGTTTCTTCTGTAGGGACctttgcagctgcaatagaaaaAACACCAAAGCTATGCAGCGctgagctccttcaacatggtcagcataagTATGAGCTATTGCagtcatagggaggagtgaggagaagggagtggctgcagctgagattacaacttggTACCTGTTAGATCCCTGCAGGATAGAtattaactagggatgagcgaatgtattcgccactattcggtgttAAGGTGAacgcttaaccagagatcactagttacctactgcctggcctaatcagtgtggatcaagtgcatgtgtAAAGAAATCACGCCAGACACAGTTGGACGTGACATCTCTTCTTGATCACAATAAAGATGGCACTGAACAGACCGAACAGAAGCCTGCTGCCTCTGATATAGGACTGTTGATTAGAGAGTCTGATGTACTCACCCTACTCTGACTGCCTAGTTGGGGACTGTGAAAGACTCAAGGGTACCTAGCTGTTCTATATCTACAGAATAACTAACctcctgagctaggaaagtgggAACTGACGTTTCTACTCCTTTCTCGATCATCTTCCATACAGGTCTTCCATACACatggaaagacacaacaaacaATAATAGCTGTTCAAACTTACAcgctgatcacatcccgcacacagttcacagaggcataggtaatgtcccagtccttagaacagactatttaatatcGAAGAGCTCACCTAGATTTTGAGATTAATTGATTAGAAagagtaaagcggcctttacacgctacgatatatctaacgagatgttggcggggtcacgtcgtaagtgacgcaaatccggcatcgttagtgatatcgtagcgtgtgacagctattaacgagcagaaatactcaccttctcgttcatcgttgacacgttgctcattttctaaaaatcgaacgtcctgttgttcatgttcccgaggcagcacacatcgctccgtgtgacaccccgtgaacgatgaactgcagcttacctgcagccgccggcaatgctgaaggaaggaggtgggcgggatgtttacgtcccgctcatctccgcatcaattggctggccactgtgtgacgtcgcggtgacgccgattgtccctcccccttcaggaagtggatgttcgccgcccacagcgaggtcgtttggaaggtaagtacatgtgacggggggttacagcattgtgcgacatgggcaagaaattgcccgtaccgcacaaacgatgggggcgggtgcgatcggaaatgcgatcgcacaattaattgtacagtgtaaagtagcctttaggcaattgtaagaataagcttcttaccgttatgctacagcttttagcattactgtttctgaaagactgattctcagtcaacatctgagtgaTGTCCGcgacttcgagacttttctacctgaatacacctgattgtatcacaacactaatggatctcttcttgtctctggTCCATAATCTATCACCagcaggcctttaacaagatttcccttacacatggatccgattaccttcagtaacagagtagcacttttacggcttcaaataccaacaaataagacaataccagttacctacaagtgtatgttatccttagaaagtcacttaaacccttaaaataattggttggttcaggtcagataatgtttttcccaccatgagcccttatttgtgtaatgttcctgtaccaattgttatttcccatgtatcatccccaatctagaaattctccataaggttctatgtgagataatccagcactatgtgtgttgtgaccctcattctgctggtacgatggactctttacagcggcttttgtctccagatgggttttccctcaagcttcatggaagtgctgtggttgggaaaagctggatcggtccatctgattctgactcatggctcattctcacTTGTCTTTTTAGTATCACcaagtctcctggcttgagaccacatgctcctaacactgatttaggatctggaattggaggatacacatgtttaacacaccatATAGGCAGTAGTAtaaggctcatacatcactggtcaggatatcacactgtgtctgaagtatctatgagaaatataatcacgttccaggtgctaaaccaaaaatatcttatataaagatctaattactaagaagaaggaaaacgaacatttgttacatgatttgccagcgtccactATTGTCTTGtggattgttacatttttatgttataatcattaaaattccaaacaacatacacccatgtgagtaactaTAGATACAATTAaaaattccaataaaggagggggcagggattggggcaatagccctaaactctccctacctcgcagcggaggtcggcaccctataaggcgaattggtgcccccgctccctgacagctcaccctccctatccctacactgctaagctaatacatgCTGCTAATGTATGTGAGGGAATATAGTAACCATGACATATAGGGGATAAAGAggcatcaatatgcaattatatatatccaattcattgccaaagattaaatattcaaactctgtattttaaatagctgtttggtagcttaagtcaatatgatatagcaaattcaaggaccaaaccctaaaacaaattgaatatttcacatgtataacatgtacccactgtatagatataataataaggccaggtaaaatcatgaggagatcttgtccaatcacaaaccctccactgtccaattgacactcaggctaataaaaaagGCATATTTGTcaaacacttagcatgaaagaagcccaatgcattttctcccttcttcacaatggcagacaggggttcatcaggggcatccccagatgAGGACCGTTAGTGTAGCCAGTTTCCTAGTCTGTTCAAAATAGCTGTTAAACCCGAGATACTGTAAGATcactataatgacctctgctatagaatatgcacTTTTActactttttaggaactccatttttacataccaccaacATGATGAGTTTTTCAGtagtaatgtt
Protein-coding sequences here:
- the LOC142301098 gene encoding E3 ubiquitin/ISG15 ligase TRIM25-like, coding for MASADLSDELLCSICLSTFKDPVMLRCGHNFCRVCIDRVLDTQDGSGVYSCPECREEFQERPALMRNLYLHNVAERFLVTQKKQEEITGICCTYCVDSPVPAVRSCLHCEASLCEKHLRAHSKSPQHILSDPSTSLEKRECSVHKELLKYYCTQDAVCICVSCSLIRKHKGHKMESLDEASRKKKKKLRNVLHQLTTKKEKTEEKVRSLEECWRKAQEKAAGEAKRVTALCTDIRRRVDDLEKKVLSEISRQEKEESLSLSALIHQLEIKKDELSRKMRHIEELCNMTDPLTVLQEPDTGDLCDPEEEGGDEDTGGHDKQLHDGDDLSVAVISHTLHTLCEVITGIRRGIYVEDPADILLDVNTAGNNLLISDDLKTATRTQIIQNRPETAERFQYNQVMSRRGFTSGRHYWDVESSRSGIWCVGMCYPSIDRRGDQSYIGYNNKSWSLGRYNNQYSVIHDSEEIQLPDKISSDRVRICLDYEAGQLSFYELCDPIRHLHTFTAAFSEPLHAALGVVRVYIDGHYVDNWVMIRT